A genomic segment from Chthoniobacterales bacterium encodes:
- a CDS encoding DUF2017 family protein, which yields MEFYLSGKSRYGFRHIHPLLAELVRTLPDIIAADALSDAAAHRFYPEPAQGEDLDDLRSDWKAFVEPGLQEHFRSSRDIVAADLKSLTAKKDNFELTIPAKHADAWLNVLNQARLALAAEIGFDEKLLGSPEAPDLASERGLVAFRINLYAFMQQCLIEQMD from the coding sequence ATGGAGTTCTACCTTTCCGGGAAGTCGCGATACGGCTTTCGCCACATTCATCCGCTGCTCGCCGAGCTCGTCCGCACCCTGCCCGACATCATCGCCGCCGACGCCCTTTCGGATGCCGCCGCCCACCGCTTTTATCCGGAACCCGCGCAGGGCGAGGATCTCGACGATCTCCGCTCGGACTGGAAAGCCTTCGTCGAACCCGGTCTGCAGGAGCACTTCCGGTCCTCCCGCGATATCGTCGCCGCCGATCTCAAAAGCCTCACCGCGAAGAAGGACAATTTCGAACTCACCATCCCGGCCAAGCACGCCGACGCCTGGCTGAATGTCCTGAACCAGGCCCGCCTCGCCCTCGCCGCGGAGATCGGCTTCGACGAAAAGCTGCTCGGCTCCCCGGAAGCTCCCGACCTCGCCAGCGAGCGCGGCCTCGTCGCCTTTCGCATCAATCTCTACGCCTTCATGCAGCAATGCCTGATCGAGCAGATGGATTGA
- a CDS encoding PhoH family protein, whose product MPISSADAATIEFENARALQSLYANDEKLLKELESELGIRIVARDNVLRIDGDAAKVDIVRRLFAELEEARQRGLTIRGHEFRYALRTVLGADKDAAPKKNLSRLLDQKILCSSRKPPIVPKTEGQCEYVTTIRSHDITFGIGPAGTGKTYLAMALAVSALKQEKVSRIILTRPAVEAGEALGFLPGDLQEKLLPYLRPLYDALHDMLEVEELQRLMDRGVIEIAPLAYMRGRTLSNAFIILDEAQNTTTEQMFMFLTRLGADSQCVVTGDRTQIDLPRNKRSGLIEAVEALRHVDGIGFHVFQESDVVRHPLVQRILRAYRKHRGLQDSLL is encoded by the coding sequence ATGCCCATTTCCTCGGCTGACGCCGCCACGATCGAGTTCGAAAACGCCCGCGCTCTCCAGTCGCTCTACGCGAACGACGAAAAGCTCCTCAAGGAACTCGAAAGCGAGCTCGGGATTCGCATCGTCGCCCGCGACAACGTCCTCCGCATCGACGGCGATGCCGCCAAGGTGGACATCGTGCGCCGGCTCTTCGCCGAACTCGAGGAAGCCCGCCAGCGCGGTCTCACCATCCGCGGCCACGAATTCCGCTACGCCCTGCGCACGGTGCTCGGCGCCGACAAGGACGCCGCCCCGAAAAAAAATCTCAGCCGCCTGCTCGACCAGAAAATCCTCTGCTCGTCGCGGAAGCCGCCGATCGTCCCCAAGACCGAGGGACAGTGCGAATACGTCACCACGATTCGTTCCCACGACATCACCTTCGGCATCGGCCCCGCCGGCACCGGCAAGACCTACCTCGCCATGGCGCTCGCCGTCTCGGCGCTCAAGCAGGAAAAGGTCAGCCGCATCATTCTCACCCGCCCGGCGGTCGAGGCTGGCGAGGCCCTCGGCTTCCTCCCCGGCGATCTTCAGGAGAAGCTCCTCCCCTACCTGCGCCCGCTCTACGACGCCCTCCACGACATGCTCGAAGTCGAGGAACTCCAGCGCCTGATGGATCGCGGCGTCATCGAAATCGCCCCGCTCGCCTACATGCGCGGCCGCACGCTCAGCAACGCGTTCATCATTCTTGACGAAGCCCAGAACACGACGACCGAGCAGATGTTCATGTTCCTCACCCGCCTCGGCGCCGACTCCCAGTGCGTCGTCACCGGCGATCGCACCCAGATCGATCTTCCGCGCAACAAACGCAGCGGCCTCATCGAGGCCGTCGAGGCCCTTCGCCATGTGGATGGCATCGGCTTCCACGTTTTTCAGGAGTCCGACGTCGTGCGCCACCCCCTCGTCCAGCGCATTCTCCGCGCCTACCGGAAGCATCGCGGCTTGCAGGATTCGCTTCTGTAA
- a CDS encoding septal ring lytic transglycosylase RlpA family protein produces the protein MKTRLGIASLLGLTLLLAGCGGGDYRGYKWRPYTVRGQYYVPIAPRDAVGYTEEGIASHYSEGWFLFPGKTALGESMYGWTTGGAHKTLPLPCRVRVTNLRNGRSAVIRLNDRGPYVEGRILDVTAPVAKKLRFYERGTAPVRITVLSVGDGRYRLR, from the coding sequence ATGAAGACCCGGCTCGGCATCGCCTCGCTCCTCGGGCTGACCCTGCTGCTGGCCGGTTGCGGCGGCGGCGACTACCGCGGCTACAAGTGGCGGCCCTACACGGTGCGAGGGCAATATTACGTGCCGATCGCTCCGCGCGACGCGGTCGGCTACACCGAGGAGGGCATTGCCTCGCATTACAGCGAGGGCTGGTTCCTCTTCCCCGGAAAGACCGCGCTCGGCGAGAGCATGTATGGCTGGACGACCGGCGGCGCCCACAAGACGCTGCCGCTGCCGTGCCGCGTGCGCGTGACGAATCTCCGCAACGGCCGCAGCGCGGTCATTCGCCTGAACGATCGCGGGCCTTACGTCGAAGGCCGCATCCTCGACGTCACCGCCCCGGTCGCGAAGAAGCTTCGCTTTTACGAACGTGGCACCGCGCCCGTGCGCATCACCGTGCTGAGCGTCGGCGACGGGCGGTATCGGCTCCGCTGA
- a CDS encoding magnesium transporter CorA family protein, which yields MNALNAMLDRPASRSIPAVREEAPPRRSYFRLTDGRPVACNEGDAQIIAYNNPGPAEEAELLERFNIDSHTLQSALDPEELSRLEFEPDHAAVIFKRPKSYCADDNFLLKVTSTGAFLYADLLVVIMPDDAPLFEGRAAFPVHSLQDVILRMLYQSISHFEGHLKAINMLSDSLEKRLAKSMENKYLLNMFALEKSLVYILNSLSSNSTLCQKLRLSASRLGFDGDQIGVLEDILIENKQCFRRAQIYSEVLGGLMDSRASIVSNNLNHLIKKFTIITIAIMLANLIVSIFSMNVHIPGESLDGYLPFLGINLLAAACGFAVLWLWRVRKW from the coding sequence ATGAATGCCCTCAATGCCATGCTCGACCGTCCGGCGAGCCGCTCCATTCCCGCCGTGCGCGAGGAGGCGCCGCCGCGACGGAGTTACTTCCGGCTGACGGACGGGCGTCCCGTTGCCTGCAACGAAGGCGACGCGCAGATCATTGCCTACAATAATCCCGGCCCGGCCGAGGAGGCGGAGCTGCTCGAGCGGTTCAACATCGACAGCCACACGCTGCAATCTGCGCTCGATCCGGAGGAACTCTCCCGTCTGGAATTCGAGCCCGACCATGCGGCGGTGATCTTCAAGCGACCGAAAAGCTACTGCGCCGACGACAATTTTTTGCTGAAGGTCACGTCGACCGGCGCGTTCCTTTACGCGGACCTGCTGGTCGTCATCATGCCCGACGACGCCCCACTTTTCGAGGGGCGCGCGGCCTTCCCGGTGCATTCGCTGCAGGACGTCATCCTGCGCATGCTCTACCAGTCCATCTCTCATTTCGAAGGGCACCTGAAGGCGATCAACATGCTCTCCGACTCGCTCGAGAAGCGCCTCGCGAAGTCGATGGAGAACAAATACCTCCTCAACATGTTCGCGCTGGAGAAGAGCCTCGTTTACATCCTGAACTCGCTCAGCTCGAACAGCACGCTGTGCCAGAAGCTGCGGCTGAGCGCGTCGCGTCTCGGTTTCGACGGCGACCAGATCGGCGTGCTCGAAGACATCCTGATCGAGAACAAGCAATGTTTCCGCCGGGCGCAGATTTACTCGGAGGTGCTCGGCGGGCTGATGGATTCGCGCGCGTCGATCGTCAGCAACAATCTCAACCACCTCATCAAGAAGTTCACGATCATCACGATCGCGATCATGCTCGCGAACCTGATCGTGAGCATCTTCTCGATGAACGTGCACATTCCCGGTGAAAGCCTGGACGGCTATCTGCCGTTCCTGGGAATCAACCTGCTGGCGGCGGCGTGCGGCTTTGCCGTGCTGTGGCTCTGGCGGGTGCGGAAGTGGTGA
- the clpS gene encoding ATP-dependent Clp protease adapter ClpS, translating into MATETTANPSTESETALTQPWNVIVHNDPVNLMSYVAMVFRRVFGFPAERAQKHMLEVHERGRSVLWTGEREKAEFYVQQLHGYLLLATLERAGN; encoded by the coding sequence ATGGCCACGGAGACCACCGCGAATCCCTCGACCGAATCCGAGACCGCGCTCACGCAACCCTGGAACGTGATCGTGCACAACGATCCCGTGAACCTCATGAGCTACGTCGCCATGGTCTTCCGGCGCGTCTTCGGCTTCCCCGCCGAGCGTGCCCAGAAACACATGCTCGAAGTTCACGAGCGCGGTCGCTCCGTGCTCTGGACCGGCGAGCGCGAGAAGGCGGAATTTTACGTCCAGCAGCTCCACGGCTACCTCCTGCTCGCCACCCTCGAACGCGCCGGAAACTGA
- a CDS encoding YqgE/AlgH family protein, with protein MTGSLLVAHPNLRDPHFRRTILFLSHHNAEDGAIGLVLNRPLKKTMGEFPRHTHDDAALGRVPVFYGGPVGTEEILLASMQWHDSPANAIAFRGFGNASEEPIIPPEFHPGLRAFLGYSGWSRGQLEAEIAEKSWLVLPPSRQLIEMRNSGTAWRDLMHQLGPIYHLLADMPDDPSLN; from the coding sequence ATGACGGGATCGCTCCTCGTGGCGCATCCGAATCTGCGCGACCCTCATTTTCGCCGCACCATCCTCTTTCTCTCACACCACAACGCCGAGGATGGCGCCATCGGCCTCGTCCTCAACCGGCCGCTCAAGAAAACGATGGGCGAATTCCCTCGCCACACCCACGACGACGCCGCCCTCGGCCGCGTGCCCGTCTTTTACGGCGGCCCCGTCGGCACCGAGGAGATCCTGCTCGCCAGCATGCAGTGGCACGACTCCCCGGCGAACGCGATCGCCTTCCGCGGTTTTGGCAACGCCAGCGAGGAGCCCATCATCCCGCCGGAATTCCACCCCGGCCTGCGCGCCTTTCTCGGCTACTCGGGATGGAGCCGCGGCCAGCTCGAAGCCGAGATCGCCGAAAAATCGTGGCTCGTCCTGCCGCCGTCGCGGCAACTCATCGAAATGCGCAACTCCGGCACCGCCTGGCGCGACCTCATGCACCAGCTCGGCCCGATCTACCACCTGCTCGCCGACATGCCCGACGACCCGAGCCTGAACTAG
- the ybeY gene encoding rRNA maturation RNase YbeY, with protein sequence MPRRNAPSKAPPDPAENLPAVAIANRQRKLPLDLRRIRGLVARALPLCLAEAGPLPQRLAELPEIAISIVGPDAMSRVHVDFLAIEGPTDVITFPYGEILVCAAIAAENCPRYGNSLDDEVALYIIHGLLHLNGFDDLEAGAARHMRARQAKILNAARKTV encoded by the coding sequence ATGCCCCGGCGAAACGCTCCGAGCAAAGCGCCGCCTGACCCGGCGGAAAACCTTCCCGCGGTCGCCATCGCGAACCGCCAGCGCAAGCTCCCCCTCGACCTCCGCCGGATTCGCGGCCTCGTCGCCCGCGCCCTGCCGCTGTGCCTCGCGGAGGCGGGCCCGCTTCCCCAGCGCCTCGCCGAGCTGCCCGAGATCGCCATCAGCATTGTCGGTCCCGACGCGATGAGCCGCGTGCATGTCGATTTTCTCGCCATCGAGGGCCCCACAGACGTCATCACCTTCCCCTACGGCGAGATCCTCGTTTGCGCCGCCATCGCCGCCGAAAACTGCCCTCGTTACGGCAACTCCCTTGACGACGAGGTCGCCCTCTACATCATTCACGGATTGCTCCATCTCAACGGATTCGACGATTTGGAGGCCGGCGCGGCACGGCACATGCGAGCCCGACAGGCAAAGATTTTGAACGCCGCTCGCAAGACCGTCTAG
- a CDS encoding recombination protein O N-terminal domain-containing protein, which translates to MEKAHAILIRRIRFSETSLICVWLTRTHAKLKTSARGALRPGGAFAGKLDLFYEADIGFARSRSGDVHSLREVALLQPFDGKGPHYANLTVAAYFAELIDRVTEPAGQAEEVFDLLRRAVGYLRRERATPRAITHFEAELTRALGIEDAAGRHDPQQTLATQCGGRLPAGRERALKACAAPVK; encoded by the coding sequence ATGGAAAAAGCCCACGCCATCCTGATCCGGCGCATCCGGTTTTCCGAAACCAGCCTCATCTGCGTCTGGCTCACCCGCACCCACGCGAAGCTCAAGACCTCCGCCCGGGGCGCCCTGCGGCCCGGCGGCGCCTTCGCCGGCAAGCTCGATCTCTTCTACGAGGCCGATATCGGCTTTGCCCGCAGCCGCAGCGGCGACGTCCACTCCCTTCGCGAAGTCGCCCTCCTCCAGCCCTTCGACGGCAAAGGCCCTCATTACGCGAACCTCACCGTCGCCGCCTACTTCGCGGAGCTCATCGACCGCGTCACCGAGCCCGCCGGCCAGGCCGAGGAAGTCTTCGACCTCCTGCGCCGCGCCGTTGGCTATCTGCGCCGGGAGCGAGCCACGCCCCGCGCCATCACCCATTTCGAAGCCGAACTCACTCGCGCCCTCGGCATCGAGGATGCCGCCGGTCGCCACGATCCCCAGCAGACGCTGGCCACCCAATGCGGCGGCCGACTTCCCGCCGGCCGCGAACGCGCCTTGAAGGCTTGCGCCGCGCCGGTAAAGTAG
- a CDS encoding HDIG domain-containing metalloprotein translates to MWKIFQRRRLISQGLSSRKTRRKQVENPIFEALECQWPAKIAIMVLFNIGLGILIFSGEQTEPVKHFIICLLVFGTAMTSLWINYPKSFASNTRLLLILSVCFLQLVGVRLILANAVNPDFAPLLFPYAFAPLMLSVLIGRHHGLYAALFCSLWGMFLLPTIKPVFIVLSLITGFIAVFVTLQVRRRSRLIRAGLYVGIATWVIAATFGLISPIQLEGTDWRMIGWQSLFAVGMGLATAIVVSGILPAFETTFNITTDISWLEMADMNHPLLRRLSMEAPGTYHHSLAVANLAEAAAEAVDANPTICRVCAYFHDIGKLVKPEYFSENMPPGHNPHDELTPTMSALIIIAHVKEGVDLALKNKLNPLLVDVINQHHGTSLVGYFYQRALQQQQDARLGGKIMNLRDDDIPEVHEESFRYPGPKPQTKESAIVSLADTIESASRSIERPTAQRIEDLVNDLIDTRIADHQLDESPLTLDEIRRIAESFRSTLSSMMHSRVAYPAAARRDPKKETRSLKDAPAKRSEQSAA, encoded by the coding sequence ATGTGGAAGATTTTCCAACGCCGCCGGTTGATCAGTCAGGGCCTTAGCAGCCGGAAAACCCGGCGCAAACAGGTCGAGAACCCGATCTTCGAGGCGCTCGAGTGCCAATGGCCCGCGAAGATCGCCATCATGGTGCTCTTCAATATCGGCCTCGGAATTCTCATCTTCTCCGGCGAGCAAACCGAGCCCGTCAAACACTTCATCATCTGCCTGCTCGTCTTCGGCACGGCAATGACGTCGCTGTGGATCAACTACCCGAAGAGCTTCGCCAGCAACACCCGGCTGCTGCTGATTCTCTCCGTCTGCTTCCTCCAGCTCGTCGGCGTGCGCCTCATCCTTGCGAATGCGGTGAATCCCGACTTCGCCCCGCTTCTCTTCCCCTACGCCTTTGCGCCACTGATGCTCTCGGTGCTCATCGGACGGCACCACGGCCTCTACGCCGCCCTGTTTTGCAGCCTCTGGGGCATGTTCCTGCTCCCGACGATCAAGCCCGTCTTCATCGTTCTCTCGCTCATCACCGGCTTCATCGCCGTCTTTGTCACCCTGCAGGTTCGTCGTCGCAGCCGTCTCATCCGCGCCGGCCTCTACGTCGGCATCGCGACCTGGGTGATCGCCGCCACCTTCGGCCTCATCAGCCCCATTCAGCTCGAAGGCACCGACTGGCGCATGATCGGCTGGCAAAGCCTGTTCGCGGTCGGCATGGGCCTCGCCACCGCCATCGTCGTCAGCGGCATCCTTCCCGCTTTCGAGACCACCTTCAACATCACGACCGACATCTCCTGGCTGGAAATGGCGGACATGAATCACCCGCTGCTCCGCCGCCTTTCGATGGAGGCGCCCGGCACCTACCACCACAGCCTCGCCGTCGCGAATCTCGCCGAAGCAGCCGCCGAGGCCGTGGATGCCAACCCCACCATCTGCCGCGTCTGCGCGTATTTCCACGACATCGGGAAACTCGTGAAGCCCGAGTATTTCTCCGAAAACATGCCGCCGGGCCACAACCCGCACGACGAGCTCACGCCGACGATGAGCGCGCTCATCATCATCGCGCACGTCAAGGAAGGCGTGGACCTCGCCCTCAAGAACAAGCTCAATCCCCTGCTCGTCGACGTCATCAACCAGCACCACGGCACCTCGCTCGTCGGCTACTTTTACCAGCGCGCCCTCCAGCAGCAGCAGGACGCCCGCCTCGGCGGCAAGATCATGAACCTCCGCGACGACGACATTCCCGAAGTCCACGAGGAAAGCTTCCGCTACCCCGGCCCGAAGCCGCAGACCAAGGAAAGCGCCATCGTCAGCCTCGCCGACACGATCGAAAGCGCCTCCCGCTCGATCGAACGCCCCACCGCCCAGCGCATCGAGGATCTCGTCAACGACCTCATCGACACCCGCATCGCCGATCACCAGCTCGACGAATCTCCGCTCACCTTGGACGAGATTCGCCGCATCGCCGAGAGCTTCCGCTCGACGCTCTCGAGCATGATGCATTCCCGCGTGGCCTACCCGGCCGCCGCCCGCCGCGATCCCAAGAAAGAAACCCGATCCCTCAAGGATGCCCCGGCGAAACGCTCCGAGCAAAGCGCCGCCTGA
- a CDS encoding urease accessory UreF family protein — protein sequence MNSISEVENPGEIRHGLGPIWAATRVANPDFALCSPVTFRCGAVFTISSSAWHEAVFAPVLLPALRASLAHARRGEAREIIALDQRLSTQLPENTLTASTRAGHRLAALGSTLRGDRLLPRLAANVADGAAPGHLATVFAARCGAFSLPDRVAIGAYLFQEMGAGAPHVSVADVCDFVARCLEPLGASLELRAA from the coding sequence ATGAATTCCATTTCCGAAGTCGAAAACCCCGGTGAAATCCGCCACGGCCTCGGCCCCATCTGGGCCGCCACCCGGGTCGCCAATCCCGACTTCGCGCTCTGCAGTCCCGTCACCTTCCGCTGCGGCGCGGTTTTCACGATTTCGTCGTCCGCGTGGCACGAGGCGGTCTTCGCCCCGGTCCTTCTTCCCGCCCTGCGCGCCTCCCTTGCTCACGCTCGCCGCGGGGAGGCTCGCGAGATCATTGCCCTCGACCAACGCCTGTCCACCCAGCTTCCGGAAAATACCCTCACCGCCAGCACGCGGGCCGGCCACCGGCTCGCCGCTCTCGGCAGCACGCTTCGCGGCGACCGCCTCCTTCCCCGCCTCGCCGCAAATGTCGCCGACGGCGCCGCCCCCGGCCATCTCGCGACCGTCTTTGCCGCCCGCTGCGGCGCATTCTCGCTGCCCGACCGTGTCGCGATCGGCGCCTACCTTTTTCAGGAAATGGGCGCCGGCGCTCCTCACGTCTCGGTCGCCGACGTCTGCGACTTCGTCGCCCGCTGCCTCGAACCCCTCGGCGCCTCCCTCGAACTGCGCGCCGCCTGA
- a CDS encoding PfkB family carbohydrate kinase: protein MNRNRIHNILSAASAKRILVIGDVMLDEFVWGKVSRISPEAPVPVVEVSKESSYPGGAANVGRNLAEFTKGVRVLGAIGHDAFGGQLRGLLEEQGIQTDCLVEVPDFPTIVKTRIIARQQQVVRVDREKRAPLSPESFAAILAQVERVLPETDAIIFEDYGKGLIGQALKDAVCAMVAPRDIVVTVDPNPSNPLDWSGTTAIKPNRSEAFAAAGVPNGEPADNPLEDAPLLEVGRRLLERWHVKQLLITLSEHGMILFDEGQPPYHTPTRAQEVFDVSGAGDTAISLYTLALAAGASAREAAEVANHASGIVVGKLGTATVSAEELIASFPE from the coding sequence ATGAATCGCAACAGAATACACAATATCCTTAGCGCCGCATCCGCCAAGCGGATCCTGGTGATTGGGGACGTCATGCTCGATGAATTCGTATGGGGAAAGGTCTCCCGAATATCGCCCGAGGCGCCCGTTCCGGTCGTAGAAGTTTCCAAGGAATCGAGCTACCCCGGCGGCGCCGCCAACGTCGGCCGCAACCTCGCGGAATTTACGAAGGGCGTGCGCGTGCTCGGCGCGATCGGGCACGACGCTTTCGGCGGCCAGCTCCGCGGGCTGCTCGAGGAGCAGGGGATCCAGACGGATTGCCTCGTCGAGGTTCCGGATTTTCCGACGATCGTGAAGACGCGGATCATCGCCCGCCAGCAGCAGGTCGTGCGGGTGGATCGCGAGAAACGCGCCCCGCTTTCGCCCGAATCCTTCGCGGCGATCCTCGCGCAGGTCGAGCGGGTGCTGCCCGAGACGGACGCGATCATTTTCGAGGACTACGGCAAGGGCCTGATCGGCCAGGCGCTCAAGGACGCCGTCTGCGCGATGGTGGCGCCGCGGGACATCGTGGTGACGGTGGACCCGAATCCGTCGAACCCGCTGGACTGGTCCGGCACGACGGCGATCAAGCCGAACCGCTCCGAGGCCTTTGCCGCCGCCGGTGTGCCCAATGGCGAACCCGCCGACAATCCGCTCGAGGACGCCCCGCTGCTCGAGGTGGGCCGGCGTTTGCTCGAGCGCTGGCACGTGAAGCAGCTCCTCATCACGCTCAGCGAGCACGGCATGATTCTTTTCGATGAAGGGCAGCCGCCCTACCACACGCCGACGCGCGCGCAGGAGGTCTTCGACGTCTCGGGCGCCGGCGACACGGCGATCTCGCTCTACACGCTTGCCCTTGCGGCAGGAGCGTCGGCGCGGGAAGCGGCCGAAGTCGCGAACCACGCCTCGGGCATCGTCGTCGGCAAGCTCGGCACCGCGACCGTGAGCGCCGAGGAGCTCATCGCCAGCTTCCCCGAATAG
- a CDS encoding aminotransferase, with amino-acid sequence MDDRPAVNSVSRQTDQHQQIADAPDVVVKNRFHRTGQNFPSFKTRRNNPKPLLRSSAKPDCGASNPRRFSEFRQLASNCRPLAGIPFGHVIVLGMGHPTLQELRQKDRDHHIHPFTNHADMHREGTRWIKRGDGCYLVDEEDRRLLDGLAGLWCVNVGYNCAAIVQAVHAQMEALPYYPSFFNSTTEPPVLLAEWLAKHAPARLNRVIYSNSGSESNETALKIIRGYWKLRSKPTKRKILSREFAYHGVTLAATSLTGLPSCVDPFDLPLENFVKIPAPYGWNDRAEATEAYGADVVARTAEIIDREGADTIAAMFVEPIQGAGGVIVPPPGYLQALRQLCRERDILFVADEVITAFGRLGCWFASEREGLEPDLLNVAKGLTSGYLPLGATLVSDEIAEVINTGGYFAHGYTYTGHPTCAAAGLANVRVIEDLGLVERVRDDVGPYFQQKLAELATHPAVGEVRGDHLIGAAELLPREGREAIGAGLGLGIKAADLVRAEGAIVRGIRDLVAFAPPLIITRAEIDELFDCTRRGLDRLWN; translated from the coding sequence ATGGATGATCGACCAGCGGTGAATTCCGTAAGCCGACAAACCGATCAACACCAGCAAATAGCTGACGCTCCAGACGTAGTTGTTAAAAACCGCTTCCATCGAACCGGTCAGAATTTCCCCTCATTCAAAACGCGGCGAAACAATCCAAAACCCCTGTTGAGGTCAAGCGCAAAACCCGACTGCGGAGCCTCCAACCCGCGCCGGTTCAGCGAGTTCCGGCAACTGGCCAGCAACTGTCGCCCGCTGGCTGGCATTCCCTTTGGCCACGTGATAGTTTTGGGCATGGGTCATCCGACATTGCAGGAATTGCGCCAAAAAGACCGCGACCATCACATTCACCCATTTACAAATCATGCGGATATGCATCGCGAGGGGACGCGGTGGATCAAGCGGGGGGACGGCTGTTATCTGGTCGATGAGGAGGACCGTCGGTTGCTCGATGGCCTTGCGGGACTGTGGTGCGTGAATGTCGGTTACAATTGCGCCGCGATCGTCCAGGCCGTGCATGCGCAAATGGAGGCGCTGCCCTATTACCCGTCGTTTTTCAATTCCACGACCGAGCCGCCCGTCCTCCTCGCCGAATGGCTGGCGAAACACGCGCCTGCGCGGCTGAACCGCGTGATTTATTCGAACTCGGGCTCCGAGTCGAACGAGACGGCGCTCAAGATCATCCGCGGGTATTGGAAGCTCCGGAGTAAGCCGACAAAACGCAAGATTCTCTCCCGCGAGTTCGCCTACCATGGCGTGACGCTGGCGGCGACGAGTCTGACCGGGCTGCCGAGCTGCGTGGATCCCTTCGATCTGCCGCTGGAGAATTTCGTGAAAATCCCGGCGCCGTATGGGTGGAACGACCGCGCGGAGGCCACGGAGGCGTATGGCGCGGACGTCGTGGCGCGCACGGCGGAGATTATCGACCGCGAGGGCGCGGACACGATCGCGGCGATGTTCGTCGAGCCGATCCAGGGCGCGGGCGGCGTGATCGTGCCGCCGCCGGGCTATCTCCAGGCGCTCCGGCAGCTTTGCCGCGAGCGGGACATTCTCTTCGTGGCGGACGAGGTGATCACGGCGTTTGGCCGGCTCGGATGCTGGTTTGCCAGCGAGCGCGAGGGACTCGAGCCCGATCTGCTGAACGTCGCGAAGGGCCTGACGAGCGGTTATCTTCCGCTCGGCGCGACGCTCGTGAGCGACGAGATTGCCGAGGTCATCAACACCGGCGGCTATTTCGCGCACGGCTACACCTACACCGGCCACCCGACCTGCGCGGCGGCGGGGCTCGCAAACGTGCGGGTGATCGAGGATCTCGGCCTGGTCGAACGGGTGCGCGATGATGTCGGCCCCTACTTCCAGCAAAAGCTCGCGGAGCTCGCGACGCATCCAGCTGTCGGCGAAGTGCGAGGCGACCACTTGATCGGCGCGGCGGAGCTTTTGCCCCGCGAGGGGCGCGAGGCGATCGGCGCCGGACTGGGATTGGGAATCAAGGCCGCGGACCTTGTTCGCGCCGAGGGGGCGATCGTTCGCGGCATCCGCGACCTCGTGGCTTTCGCGCCGCCGCTCATCATTACGCGGGCGGAGATTGACGAATTGTTCGATTGCACGCGCCGGGGGCTGGACAGGCTCTGGAATTAG